The Calditrichota bacterium genome includes the window TGTTTTTGCCAAAAAATTTAGTTTTGATTTTTCCCTTATTCCCAAAGTTGCCGATCTTTTGAAGACGTATCGTGTGGATATTTTGCTGACCACTCTGTTTTATGCCGATGTCATTGGCACCTTTGCGGCCCAAATGGTGGGGACGCCGGTCAAAATGTCCTGGCAGACGGCTCTGGCCATTCCGACCGGAAATGTGGAAGACGACCGGTGGCGCCACATTGTGACCTACCGGACTGCCGCGTCGCAGATGACACACATTGTGGCTGTTTCCCATGAGGTCAGAAATTATTTTGTTCAGAATCGACACATCCCTCCCAAAAAAATTTCCACCATCCATTACGGGGTGGATCTCAATCGATTCCAGAAATCAGGCA containing:
- a CDS encoding glycosyltransferase, coding for MKKKTLTILFLVNGFGVGGAEKALLELVKRIDREQFRVLVASVGQGGVLEPEFRSASEACFVFAKKFSFDFSLIPKVADLLKTYRVDILLTTLFYADVIGTFAAQMVGTPVKMSWQTALAIPTGNVEDDRWRHIVTYRTAASQMTHIVAVSHEVRNYFVQNRHIPPKKISTIHYGVDLNRFQKSGKTIRTELGLSDHDLIISVVGHLSDVKGHTYLLKASPPLI